The following are from one region of the Phycisphaeraceae bacterium genome:
- a CDS encoding M48 family metalloprotease, with translation MNIARFNTSRFALLLVILLGAPLLTACTTNQATGRFQLNTLSREQEINIGEEGQREIVPQYGGAVANEALQSYVREVGMKMVPHTEGDYATLPWEFTLLDSEVINAFALPGGKVFITRGLAAQLKSEAELAGVLGHEIGHVTAEHADKRVSGQLVFTGLLVGASVAAGRSSDDLVKVGVPLLVGVGGTGFLLKFGRDEEYESDALGIRYMTRAGYDPMGQVRVMQVLADASSGPRPPEILSTHPFPESRVERAKRLIEKEYPQTQGNPSYGLFQDRYEQRMLAPLRALPPAKHRVTPQN, from the coding sequence ATGAACATCGCACGATTCAACACATCCCGATTCGCGCTCCTGTTGGTCATCCTGCTGGGGGCGCCTCTCCTGACGGCGTGCACGACCAACCAGGCCACCGGGCGGTTTCAGCTCAACACCCTCAGCCGCGAGCAGGAGATCAATATCGGCGAAGAGGGCCAGCGCGAGATCGTCCCGCAGTACGGGGGCGCCGTCGCCAACGAGGCCCTGCAGTCGTATGTGCGAGAGGTCGGGATGAAGATGGTCCCCCACACCGAGGGCGACTACGCCACGCTCCCCTGGGAATTCACGCTGCTCGACAGCGAGGTCATCAACGCCTTCGCGCTCCCCGGGGGCAAGGTCTTCATCACCCGCGGCCTCGCGGCGCAGCTCAAGAGTGAGGCCGAACTGGCCGGCGTCCTGGGGCACGAGATCGGGCATGTCACCGCCGAGCACGCCGACAAGCGCGTCTCGGGCCAGCTCGTCTTCACCGGCCTTCTCGTCGGCGCCAGCGTCGCCGCCGGTCGCAGCAGCGACGACCTCGTCAAGGTCGGCGTCCCGCTTCTCGTGGGCGTAGGCGGAACGGGCTTTCTCCTCAAGTTCGGGCGCGACGAGGAGTACGAGTCCGACGCGCTGGGCATCCGCTACATGACGCGAGCCGGCTACGACCCGATGGGACAGGTCCGCGTCATGCAGGTCCTCGCCGACGCCAGCTCGGGCCCGCGCCCTCCCGAGATCCTCAGCACACACCCCTTCCCGGAGTCGCGCGTCGAACGCGCGAAGCGCCTGATCGAGAAGGAATACCCCCAGACGCAGGGCAACCCGTCCTACGGCCTCTTCCAGGACCGATACGAGCAGCGCATGCTCGCGCCCCTGCGAGCGCTGCCCCCGGCGAAGCACCGCGTCACGCCGCAGAACTGA
- a CDS encoding homogentisate 1,2-dioxygenase codes for MPFYTKLGQIPRQRHVQFRRPDGRLYAEEVFGTEGFVGPTSTLYHINPPTQVYGWKTVYKTAPEYVETDTMRMRHLIGKRIKAKGDPITGRIVLMGNADCEIGICNPKEQMSYHYKNGQGDECLFVHYGSGVCYTMFGALRFGPKDYIIIPKGTIYRMEFNPLPDDKRPASYTKDEMPFGKFLVVETTNASHIAPPPRYLSKQTSQFLEHAPYCERDLRLPELPLTFDEDGEFEVRVKARDTMHSYIYHYHPLDVVGWDGCYYPYIFNIDDFAPITGKLHMPPPIHQTFEAHNFVICSFCPRMLDWHPDAIKVPYNHSNLDSDEVLYYVEGNFGSRKGIDIGSFTMHPQGIPHGPHPGTIEASMAHTYTAELAVMVDTFRPLHPTKAAIELDDPNYPKTWEGEHFPNAARASGLNGTNGKAHGAHAPAAVRHDHAGKPIVAGRLAEQTGAPSAPAIPSKPGAADVSG; via the coding sequence GTGCCGTTCTACACGAAACTCGGACAGATCCCCAGGCAGCGCCACGTCCAGTTCCGTCGCCCCGACGGGCGTCTCTACGCCGAAGAGGTCTTCGGGACAGAGGGCTTTGTCGGGCCGACCTCGACGCTGTACCACATCAACCCCCCCACGCAGGTCTACGGCTGGAAGACGGTCTACAAGACCGCGCCCGAGTACGTCGAGACCGACACGATGCGCATGCGCCACCTGATCGGCAAGCGGATCAAGGCCAAGGGCGACCCCATCACCGGGCGCATCGTCCTCATGGGCAACGCCGACTGCGAGATCGGCATCTGCAATCCCAAGGAGCAGATGTCCTACCACTACAAGAACGGCCAGGGCGACGAGTGCCTCTTCGTGCACTACGGCTCGGGCGTCTGCTACACCATGTTCGGCGCGCTGCGCTTCGGGCCCAAGGACTACATCATCATCCCCAAGGGCACCATCTATCGGATGGAGTTCAACCCCCTCCCCGACGACAAGCGCCCCGCGTCCTACACCAAGGACGAGATGCCCTTCGGCAAGTTCCTCGTCGTCGAGACCACCAACGCCAGCCACATCGCGCCCCCGCCGCGCTACCTCTCGAAGCAGACCTCGCAGTTCCTCGAGCACGCCCCCTACTGCGAGCGCGACCTGCGCCTCCCCGAGCTCCCGCTGACCTTCGACGAGGACGGCGAGTTCGAGGTCCGCGTCAAGGCGCGCGACACGATGCACTCCTACATCTACCACTACCACCCGCTCGATGTCGTCGGCTGGGACGGCTGCTACTACCCCTACATCTTCAACATCGACGACTTCGCGCCCATCACGGGCAAACTGCACATGCCGCCCCCGATCCACCAGACCTTCGAGGCGCACAACTTCGTCATCTGCTCGTTCTGCCCTCGCATGCTCGACTGGCACCCCGACGCGATCAAGGTCCCGTACAACCACAGCAACCTCGACTCCGACGAGGTCCTCTACTACGTCGAGGGGAACTTCGGCTCGCGCAAGGGCATCGACATCGGATCCTTCACGATGCACCCCCAGGGCATCCCCCACGGGCCGCACCCCGGCACGATCGAGGCGTCGATGGCGCACACCTACACCGCGGAACTCGCAGTGATGGTCGACACCTTCCGCCCCCTGCACCCCACGAAGGCGGCCATCGAACTCGATGACCCGAACTATCCCAAGACCTGGGAGGGCGAGCACTTCCCCAACGCCGCCCGCGCCAGCGGGCTCAACGGGACCAACGGCAAGGCGCACGGCGCGCACGCCCCGGCCGCCGTCCGGCACGACCACGCCGGCAAGCCCATCGTCGCCGGGCGTCTCGCTGAGCAGACCGGCGCCCCGAGCGCCCCCGCGATCCCCTCGAAGCCCGGCGCCGCCGATGTGAGCGGCTGA
- the ubiE gene encoding bifunctional demethylmenaquinone methyltransferase/2-methoxy-6-polyprenyl-1,4-benzoquinol methylase UbiE: MTQTHSPAKGPAAPSDAGWTRDELADNPHRSDQKAEKVRGMFASIAKSYDLNNRLHSFGRDSAWRKKVVRLAEVCAHERVLDVACGTGELTRAFRKHANPERVVGLDYTPQMLDIARAKPSDRIEYVQGDAQALPFPDNSFDVVSIAFGIRNVQEPATAIAEFRRVLAPGGRLLILEFSRPRFPPVRWGNDFYSGWLMPRTATLISKDKSGAYYYLPRSVESFLSPQQLGIMARDNGFVRWSFHPMTLGVVTITKAMAPG; this comes from the coding sequence ATGACGCAGACGCACTCCCCAGCGAAGGGGCCCGCGGCCCCCTCCGACGCAGGGTGGACCCGCGACGAGCTCGCCGACAACCCGCATCGCAGCGATCAGAAGGCCGAGAAGGTGCGCGGGATGTTCGCGTCGATCGCGAAGTCCTACGACCTGAACAACCGGCTCCACTCGTTCGGGCGCGACAGCGCCTGGCGGAAAAAGGTCGTCCGGCTCGCGGAGGTCTGCGCCCACGAGCGCGTGCTCGACGTGGCCTGCGGCACGGGCGAGCTGACACGCGCGTTCCGGAAGCACGCGAACCCGGAGCGCGTGGTGGGTCTGGACTACACGCCGCAGATGCTCGACATCGCGCGCGCGAAACCCAGCGACCGCATCGAGTATGTGCAGGGCGACGCGCAGGCGCTGCCCTTCCCCGACAACTCCTTCGATGTGGTGAGCATCGCGTTCGGTATCCGGAACGTGCAGGAGCCGGCGACGGCGATCGCGGAGTTCCGTCGCGTGCTCGCGCCGGGCGGGCGTCTGCTGATCCTGGAGTTCTCGAGGCCGCGGTTCCCGCCGGTGCGATGGGGCAACGATTTCTACAGCGGGTGGCTGATGCCGCGGACCGCGACGCTGATCAGCAAGGACAAGAGCGGGGCGTACTACTACCTGCCCAGGTCGGTGGAGTCGTTTTTGTCGCCGCAGCAGCTGGGGATCATGGCGCGGGACAACGGGTTCGTGCGCTGGTCGTTCCACCCGATGACGCTGGGGGTGGTGACGATCACGAAGGCGATGGCGCCGGGGTGA
- a CDS encoding sigma-70 family RNA polymerase sigma factor, with protein MTRAAAAPMTHDLRTQHERFTQTLQRHAGIVRKVAASYASTRDERSDLMQEIALHLWKAWPSYDPARPVTTWMYRVALNVGISSLRRRKHPARRAVSLEASHEPSINDDAIDTDQIALLRRLIEDLGPLDRALLILWLDDLNHQDIAEVLGLSASNVATKLHRMKARLRERMQDADEPAHLHARNQR; from the coding sequence ATGACCAGAGCGGCAGCCGCCCCCATGACGCACGACCTGAGAACGCAGCACGAGCGGTTCACACAGACCCTCCAGCGTCACGCCGGCATCGTGCGCAAGGTCGCCGCCAGTTACGCCTCCACCCGCGACGAACGCTCCGACCTGATGCAAGAGATCGCCCTGCATCTGTGGAAGGCGTGGCCCTCGTACGACCCCGCCCGCCCGGTCACGACCTGGATGTACCGCGTCGCGCTGAATGTCGGGATCTCGTCCCTGCGCCGGCGCAAGCACCCGGCGCGCCGGGCCGTCTCGCTCGAAGCGTCGCACGAGCCATCGATCAACGACGACGCGATCGACACCGACCAGATCGCGCTGCTGCGCCGGTTGATCGAGGACCTCGGCCCCCTCGATCGCGCCCTGCTCATCCTCTGGCTCGACGACCTGAACCACCAGGACATCGCCGAGGTGCTGGGGCTCAGCGCGAGCAATGTCGCCACGAAACTCCACCGGATGAAAGCGCGCCTGCGCGAACGCATGCAGGACGCCGACGAGCCAGCGCACCTCCACGCAAGGAACCAGCGATGA